A part of Nitrospirota bacterium genomic DNA contains:
- a CDS encoding ATP-binding protein, translating into MIALFNKRIRGIKTIVLAAMLGLITTFHFLAGGVQAGMLHGLLGHLYILPIILAAYWYGIKGGVIVSITSCVLFSPHLFLHWHDPFLDIYNYVELFLYLFIGGVTGVLSQMERNQRLRYEEAIGRLDDSHRKLKEQTDILFQTEEQLRRADRLSALGELSAGMAHEIRNPLGSIKGAVEIIKDDYSPEEAKYEFIQILLKESDRLNQIVQEFLGFAKPKNPEFHFVDLNEAIESVLTLTAQEARKARVQVQKKLDPSIGERNLDAGLLKQAILNLILNAIQAMPDGGVLTVSSSLSAGAVEVRVTDTGTGISEENRKKLFSPFFTTKKNGTGLGLAITYRIIENHRGTIDVASEPGRGTTFLVRIPV; encoded by the coding sequence ATGATCGCACTGTTCAATAAACGTATCCGGGGGATCAAAACGATCGTGCTCGCAGCAATGCTCGGGCTGATCACCACGTTCCACTTTCTGGCAGGGGGCGTTCAGGCGGGCATGCTGCATGGACTGCTCGGACACCTGTACATTCTGCCGATCATCCTGGCCGCTTACTGGTACGGCATCAAGGGAGGCGTGATCGTCTCCATTACATCCTGCGTCCTGTTCTCGCCCCATCTGTTCCTGCACTGGCATGATCCCTTCCTCGATATTTACAACTACGTTGAGCTGTTCCTGTACCTGTTCATCGGCGGCGTGACCGGAGTCCTGAGCCAGATGGAGCGGAACCAGCGACTGCGCTACGAGGAGGCCATCGGCAGGCTCGACGATTCCCACCGGAAGCTCAAGGAGCAGACGGACATCCTGTTCCAGACCGAGGAACAGCTCCGGAGGGCGGACCGGCTGTCGGCGCTGGGAGAGCTGTCCGCGGGCATGGCCCACGAGATCCGCAACCCCCTCGGTTCCATCAAGGGAGCCGTGGAGATCATCAAGGACGACTATTCGCCGGAGGAGGCGAAATACGAATTCATCCAGATCCTGCTGAAGGAATCGGACCGGTTGAACCAGATCGTCCAGGAGTTTCTCGGGTTCGCCAAGCCCAAAAACCCGGAGTTCCATTTCGTCGACCTGAATGAAGCCATCGAATCCGTTCTCACGCTCACTGCCCAGGAGGCACGGAAAGCACGCGTGCAGGTTCAAAAAAAGCTCGATCCTTCCATCGGGGAGAGAAACCTCGATGCGGGCCTGTTGAAGCAGGCCATCCTGAACCTCATCCTGAACGCGATCCAGGCTATGCCGGATGGAGGCGTGCTGACCGTCTCGAGCAGCCTCTCGGCCGGCGCCGTCGAGGTCAGGGTCACGGACACGGGAACCGGCATATCCGAGGAGAACCGGAAGAAGCTCTTCAGCCCCTTCTTCACGACCAAGAAGAACGGGACCGGCCTGGGCCTCGCGATCACGTACCGGATCATTGAGAACCACCGGGGAACAATAGACGTGGCGAGCGAGCCGGGCAGGGGGACGACGTTCCTGGTGAGGATTCCGGTGTGA
- a CDS encoding FixH family protein, with amino-acid sequence MKKTFSAVVIFLLVAVLSACTKGYERQATAGDVKMTLTASQYPLVKGDNTITIKAVDQSGKPVTDAIVNVRYYMPPMPGMAPMEFNTQAVSKGDAYSFTANIAMEGGWKAEVSVTRPGKPASLATFNLDAR; translated from the coding sequence GTGAAAAAAACCTTCTCTGCAGTCGTGATTTTCCTGCTGGTCGCAGTGCTCTCTGCCTGCACCAAAGGCTATGAGCGTCAGGCAACGGCAGGTGATGTGAAGATGACCCTCACGGCCAGCCAATATCCGCTCGTCAAGGGCGACAATACGATCACCATCAAGGCGGTTGATCAGTCGGGCAAACCCGTGACCGACGCGATTGTGAACGTGCGCTATTACATGCCTCCCATGCCGGGAATGGCTCCCATGGAATTCAACACCCAGGCCGTATCCAAGGGTGATGCCTACTCTTTTACGGCCAATATCGCAATGGAGGGCGGATGGAAGGCTGAAGTGTCGGTGACCCGCCCGGGCAAGCCGGCATCCTTGGCGACCTTCAATCTGGACGCTCGGTAA
- a CDS encoding DUF4253 domain-containing protein, with the protein MVMRSRLLLIFALILAASLLAAWNQPVVLSPHAEMVAKAVNFDRQVLAIMQEESGGGEIHRMSGYDANDFQVIVDGVYLSVPNDKTDVVLESLKKRLAPIKYMAFVIEMNANTRTDKIGVLKGTDQLEILRIMHTDGDQYDISNQDVIDRLTEWGKTAPFEVIGADNDWVEIEFKTLPQDLKAFAEEVYDFCPDAVDQGPGSTADLARDIQKTKRLFLWWD; encoded by the coding sequence ATGGTAATGCGATCCAGGCTGCTGCTGATTTTCGCTCTGATTTTGGCCGCATCACTGCTCGCTGCATGGAATCAGCCGGTCGTCCTTTCCCCGCATGCCGAAATGGTCGCAAAGGCTGTAAATTTCGACCGACAGGTGCTGGCCATCATGCAGGAGGAATCGGGAGGCGGGGAAATCCACCGGATGTCCGGCTATGATGCAAATGATTTCCAGGTCATCGTTGACGGGGTGTACCTATCCGTTCCGAATGACAAGACGGACGTGGTCCTTGAGTCCCTGAAAAAGAGGCTCGCGCCGATAAAATACATGGCTTTCGTCATCGAGATGAATGCAAATACCAGGACGGACAAGATCGGCGTGCTCAAGGGGACCGATCAGCTTGAGATCCTGCGGATCATGCACACCGACGGGGACCAGTACGACATTTCAAACCAGGACGTGATCGACCGGCTCACTGAATGGGGCAAGACCGCTCCCTTCGAAGTCATCGGCGCGGATAACGACTGGGTCGAGATCGAGTTCAAAACGCTGCCGCAGGACCTGAAGGCTTTCGCCGAGGAAGTGTATGATTTCTGCCCCGACGCCGTGGACCAGGGCCCGGGGAGCACGGCCGACCTTGCCCGGGACATCCAGAAGACGAAAAGGCTGTTCCTGTGGTGGGATTGA